The genomic region CCTTGTCCTTCTATCAAAATCACATCGGGCTTTTCTGTTTCGTACGCGTCTAAAATAATCGCTTCGAGTTCACCCGCACAAAACTGCGACGGAACCGCATCCATTGCAATCCCGTAGCGCGCACCTTGAATCAGCCCCGTTTGTCCGGTGCCGATTAATACGACGTTTAGCCCCCGCTCTCTTAATGCACTAGCAATAATGGTAGCCGTGGTGCGTTTTCCAATAGCACAATCGGTGCCTAGCACGGCAATACGTGGGCAACTGACCTCAGCAATCCGCCCCGTAAACATGCGTAAATCTTTCTTGGCTCTAGGCTGTCGAATATCATCAATCGTTACCTGATGAGTCCGACATGCCGCGATGAATTCAGGATCTTCATTGAGGAACTCATGCAGACCGTTAACCAAGCTCATCCCCATCTTCATGGCATCAAGGAGTAACGAGCGTTCTATTGGCGATAGCATGCCGCTGGAAGGCGCCATACCGTAGATAAATACATCGGCGATGCCGCCTGCTTGCGTTAAGGCGTCCGCGAGGTCTTTGCAGACGGGGATCAAGTTCGCTTTGCCATCCAGCACCATGCCGGTATCTGAACCCGCAAGTTTGCTGTCGATGACGGATAAAATGTCGTATTTTTCTGAATGTCGAACTAATCCGTTGGCTGTTTTGCCATCAATTTCGCCAAAATTCGCTTCACAATACAAAATAGCGGTTGGGTTCTTATGTGATTGGCGAGCTGTAAAAGGCAGCGGGCCCGGGCTTTGAATGGGAGAGGGTTGAGTAGTAGCAGTATGTTGTGTTGTAGACGACTGGGTTGGCGAAGGAATCGGTGAATTTTCAGCTAAGGCTGGTGGTCCCTGCGGAATGGCGACACGGGGTTTATTAGGGATAATATGCATAGTAATGACCTCTGTTGAACATGAGCTCAGAGGGCAGCAGATTGTGCCGACCTGCGTAAGTCGGATGTCAAAGAGAACCCCACTAAGCGGTGGGATAAGAGGTTATACTAACACATAAGGCCGATTTATTAGGGTAAATTAATATAATAACCTCCTGTGCAGAATTCGGGCCTTCAAGCTCAAGTTCATTTTTTGCCAATTTTTTAGGTTTTGGCTCTTAACTTTCATCATCTAAGATTAACGAGATATCCTCCGAACGTTTAATCACCTACATGTTTCGTTATCATCCCTTCGAAAGTGCTAAAATATCCCCATACTATGTAGCCCTCAGTTTTTACCGGCACATCACACCTCAATTTGCGTCCCGAAAGGCAATTCATCATGGAAATCAACGTTAATTTTTTAGACAACCTCCGACTCGAAGCAAAGTTTGATGATTTTACGGTGATTGCCGATCAGCCTATTCGTTATAAAGGTGACGGTTCAGCCCCTAGCCCTTTTGATTACTTCTTAGCGTCGTCTGCCTTATGTGCCGCCTATTTTGTCAAGGTGTACTGCGCGGCGCGTGACATCCCCACTGAAGGGATTCGCCTTTCGCAGAATAATATTGTTGATCCGGAAAATCGTTATAACCAGATTTTTCAGATTCAGGTCGAACTCCCCGAGTCTATTTCCGAAAAAGATAAAACAGGTATCTTGCGGTCAATTGAGCGATGCACTGTAAAAAAAGTGGTACAAGAAGGCCCTGAGTTTGCGATCGAGACGGTAGAAAATTTAGACGCGGATACCTCAATTATGGCAATGAAAATGCCAGAGGGTGACGCCAATACGATGATCTTAGGTAAAGATCTTCCGCTTGAAAAAACCATTGCTAATATGACGCAATTGCTAGCTGATTTGGGCATGAAGATCGAGATAGCTTCGTGGCGCAATATTGTGCCCAATGTATGGTCGTTACATATTCGCGATGCCGCTTCCCCCATGTGTTTTACCAATGGTAAGGGCGCAACTAAAGAAAGCGCGTTGTGTTCGGCGTTAGGGGAGTTTATCGAGCGCGCGAGTTGTAACTTCTTTTATAACGACCAATATTTTGGTGAAGACATCGCTAACAGTGAGTTTGTGCATTATCCGCGAGAAAAGTGGTTTGCATTGCCCGAAGACGACTCTCTACCTGAGGGTTTATTGGATGACTATTGCCTCGATATTTTTGATCCCGATGGTGAGTTGGCGGCTTCTAACCTCGTCGATACCAACTCGGGTAACGTGGATCGCGGCATTTGTGCCATTCCTTATGTGCGCCAGTCTGATCAACAGGAAGTCTATTTTCCATCCAACCTGATCGAGAACCTGTTCCTTAGTAACGGCATGAGCGCGGGCAACAATTTAAATGAAGCAAAGGTGCAGTGCTTATCCGAGATTTTTGAGCGAGCGGTTAAAAAGCAAATTATTGAAGAAGAAATCGTTCTGCCTGATGTACCGCCTTCTGTACTGGCCAAGTACCCTCATATCCTTGAAGGGATTAAAGGGTTAGAAGAGAACGGCTTCCCGGTCGTTGTTAAAGATGCCTCGTTGGGCGGTCAGTTTCCGGTGATGTGCGTGACGCTGATGAATCCGCGAACGGGCGGAGTATTTGCGTCATTTGGTGCGCACCCTAGCTTTGAGGTCGCGCTAGAGCGCAGTTTAACTGAATTGCTACAAGGGCGTAGTTTTGAAGGCTTAAATGATGTGCCAGCCCCTACATTCAATAGTTTGGAAGTCAGCGAACCCAATAACTTCGTTGAACACTTTATCGACTCAACAGGTGTTATCTCGTGGAAGTTCTTTAGCGCTAAGCATGATTATGAGTTTTGCGAGTGGGATTTCTCAGGAACCACAGAAGAAGAAAACGCTCGGTTGATGAGCATACTCCATGATATGGGCAAAGAAGTGTACATCGCTGTGTTTGATGAGCTAGGCGCAGCGGCGTGCCGTATCTTGGTACCTGGTTATTCTGAGGTGTATCCTGTTGAGGACCTGATTTGGGATAACACCAATAAATCGCTGTATTTCCGTGAAGATATACTCAACATCCACACTTTAGATGACGAGGCTTTGCAAGATCTAGTCGAGCGTTTAGAAGAAAGTGAGCTGGATAATTATTCGGATATTCGCACACTGATTGGCATCGAATTTGACGAAAATACCCCGTGGGGGCAATTAGATATTGGCGAGTTAAAGTTGCTGATTTATCTAGCGCTGCAAAACTACGAAGAAGCGAAAGAGCGGGTATCGGCTTTTCTTAGCTATAACAACAACACCGTAGAACGGGGCTTGTTTTATCAGGCAGTGAATGCGGTTTTGGATATTATGCTGGACGATGAGCTTGTACTGGAAGACTACCTCCCTAACATGACGCGTATGTTTGGCGCTGAGCGCATGGAGAATGTGGTCGGTACGGTGAACGGCGATGTGAAGTTCTATGGGTTAACTCCTACCAACATGCAGTTGGAAGGGCTAGATCGTCACTTGCGGTTAATTGAAAGCTATAAAAAACTACATGCTTTTAGAGCGGCAAAAGCGAGTGCTTAAGCGATCGTAGGTTAATGGGATGCTTAATACATTATCAATACGCTCGTATACTCGCCAACGCGCAGGGCACGCTC from Neptunomonas phycophila harbors:
- a CDS encoding DUF1611 domain-containing protein, which encodes MHIIPNKPRVAIPQGPPALAENSPIPSPTQSSTTQHTATTQPSPIQSPGPLPFTARQSHKNPTAILYCEANFGEIDGKTANGLVRHSEKYDILSVIDSKLAGSDTGMVLDGKANLIPVCKDLADALTQAGGIADVFIYGMAPSSGMLSPIERSLLLDAMKMGMSLVNGLHEFLNEDPEFIAACRTHQVTIDDIRQPRAKKDLRMFTGRIAEVSCPRIAVLGTDCAIGKRTTATIIASALRERGLNVVLIGTGQTGLIQGARYGIAMDAVPSQFCAGELEAIILDAYETEKPDVILIEGQGALSHPAFSTTSFILRGSCPDAVVLQHAPGRAFRCDFDRMPMPLPASEINLIQTFSTTKVIGITINHEHMSDDEVSAAIITYEQELKIPATDALTRPANDLVAMVVAAFPSLSDKMTTCAP
- a CDS encoding OsmC domain/YcaO domain-containing protein; translation: MEINVNFLDNLRLEAKFDDFTVIADQPIRYKGDGSAPSPFDYFLASSALCAAYFVKVYCAARDIPTEGIRLSQNNIVDPENRYNQIFQIQVELPESISEKDKTGILRSIERCTVKKVVQEGPEFAIETVENLDADTSIMAMKMPEGDANTMILGKDLPLEKTIANMTQLLADLGMKIEIASWRNIVPNVWSLHIRDAASPMCFTNGKGATKESALCSALGEFIERASCNFFYNDQYFGEDIANSEFVHYPREKWFALPEDDSLPEGLLDDYCLDIFDPDGELAASNLVDTNSGNVDRGICAIPYVRQSDQQEVYFPSNLIENLFLSNGMSAGNNLNEAKVQCLSEIFERAVKKQIIEEEIVLPDVPPSVLAKYPHILEGIKGLEENGFPVVVKDASLGGQFPVMCVTLMNPRTGGVFASFGAHPSFEVALERSLTELLQGRSFEGLNDVPAPTFNSLEVSEPNNFVEHFIDSTGVISWKFFSAKHDYEFCEWDFSGTTEEENARLMSILHDMGKEVYIAVFDELGAAACRILVPGYSEVYPVEDLIWDNTNKSLYFREDILNIHTLDDEALQDLVERLEESELDNYSDIRTLIGIEFDENTPWGQLDIGELKLLIYLALQNYEEAKERVSAFLSYNNNTVERGLFYQAVNAVLDIMLDDELVLEDYLPNMTRMFGAERMENVVGTVNGDVKFYGLTPTNMQLEGLDRHLRLIESYKKLHAFRAAKASA